AATGATCAGAATATTTCCATATGCTGCAATTCAATTTACTGcattcgaattttattctaaggtgataacatttaattaatttgttctttttacatataagagcagaaatataaaacatatttgttttattattttttttagtacTTGAAATCCTTGTTTGAAAAACGTAGACATATAGAGAAATTTTTTGCTGGATCTGCAGCTGGAGTAACAGCAGCAACGTTAACATATCCGCTTGATACAATTAGGGCACGTCTTGCTTTTCAAGTTACTGGAGAACATCTTTATACTGGTATTATTCATACAGCTGCTTCAATTTTTAAGGATGTAAGtattacatatcatatataaaaaaatatattttttttaataaaaaattaggctatatttgattaattcatTGCATTTTAGGAAGGTGGTTTTAGGGCACTGTATAGAGGATTTTTACCAACCATAGTTGGAATGATACCATATGCaggtttttcattttattcatttgagaagttaaaatatttatgtatgaagTATGTACCAAATTACTCTTGTTCTAAATGTGATAGAAACACTGGTATGTAAATAATCTaccttcaaatatttatttcaacttcagtattaatattaatagtattcaCTTGATAGTCATTgacatatttttattgcatttAGGTGGTCTTGTTTTAACACTGCCTGCAAAAGTTATTTGTGGAGGATTTGCAGGGGCAGTAGCACAGagtttttcttatcctttagATGTGACAAGAAGACGTATGCAGTTAGCTATGATGAATCCAGCTACACATAAATATaggtaaacatttttatattaatatatggaATAAGAGAATTTTATTACTGTATgttattgaatttaatatttctctaatgattaatataaataattttataagttaATGTACTTTTTTTCTACAGCTCTAGTATGCTATCAACTATGAAACTAACATATAATGAAAATGGTATTATGAAAGGGCTATACCGTGGAAtgagtataaattatattcgcgGTGTACCTATGGTCGCAGTCAGTTTTACTACATATGAAATTATGAAGCAACTGCTTAATTTAGATACgggaacaaaattataatttattttatatttgttataatactACCTGTGTAAAGACAATgacataaattattacaacCTATTCAATTAGGTTTATTAGTAAAAAGGATAATATTCTCATAAATATGATTGCACAAAATAGCTATAATggcataaaatttaattaactttaATCTTGAGAAGATTGAAAGCAGactaaataaattacaaaagtaAGTTAAAACCAGTTATAGCTGATAAAAGTCAAATAAATCATGCCATAATTGGAGTGATTATTACAAAAACAGTTATAAATTTATGCTGTGAAAACtgtgatacatacataaaattaaaagtatacgTAAGTgatagattattaaaattcagaTATATTGCATGATATTTTGAagcaatataattatagacacaagaaattaaaatatttaatatatcttatagaaatagtaaacaaaaaatgaagtaCAACTAAGCTATGCTCAATCATTTAATGtggtttatatatatcaattttaattttattaaatgtttcatatttttttacacataagtaggtgaaaaaaaaacgataaggTTTATGTCCTTATTTTATACACGAGATATTcgtggtttcttttttatatccatCCTATGCTAACATTGTGTAACCAAAAATACAttgtacattttatatatgcataaaattatattttttatataaatataacatttatttattcatttatttactcgtcaattcatttttaaaaaacaataaacaaTGCATTATACAGAATTTTTACTAATATGAGTCCTAttgaaaacgaataaaaaattatatatatttttatatgatttaatatctttaataattactGTGAAGTCATGATGGATCCTTTATtttgtgtatttattttaagtagaataaaattcattgaCTTTCATAATTCCATATCGAGTTTAGAACTAAATTGTagcaaaattttatatcgcaGTTGCCATGGAGAAATACTTATgatcgtattataaaaaaaggcTTTAAAAGGATATCATCCAGAGCTTAGGATTGTAACAACAAAAAGACCTAAAGAAAGCCATGAAAAAGTTAGAGCAGatgatttatttgataaaaattgtacgattatgattaattcatataataatgaaatactGTCTTAACACATTCTTCATAAGTTAGAGAAGAAATTATGTATTTTGTTCAGCTGATTATTACCTAGGAACATTTTCTGAATTCAGTGAAGTAGTTCTTTGGATGTTTTTACGAACAGTTTGTAGAAGCGTTTGAATTCAAATTGTTCGAAGTGTCGTTAAAACCGTCAGTGACTGCTACGCACCtgtcattaataataaaagaaattaattactttttacttGCAGATAATGTTTTTTCAGGTGagaacatattatattttatttatatgtatgtgtgtttgtttgtgaatttgtgaaataaataattaaacctTAATTCGTAAACCGGGAATTTTCATATTCGAgcaaatttgaaaaatgtgataaatgtactttatatatttgctagaataatgtatttaaagaaattattgcataaattttctattctaatCTTTATTTAGAAGGGTTTAAGATGTATGAATTTTTTCAGAGATTTTTCAAACTTTAATTCATCGAAAACCGTATCGTTAATACAATGACATTTACGCTTTATGGTAATCGTAAAAACGTTTACAAATtaaggattaaaaataaatcatacatGAAGTATAAGTGAATTCCTTGATTTCAGATTAATGTTACACCAGAAAGTAAAAAGGACACAAAGTCCTTTGATAGCGGCACTAATGACTTAcattttactttaatattaGGACCATTTCAACCTCAAACGAGGATAACAATGGAAACTTTTGTAAACACAACTGTACAGTGTTATTTGACTATAAagaatataagtaataaagcTTTAACTGtaagtatgtaaatattatataaagaagattttatacttataaaataattacattttatatcccAGATAACAGTTACAAAGAAGCCGGATGAAGATCGATATATAGATTTAGATATATCTCATGCAACGATCCAAAGTAATAGTAATGCAGTAATATCTATCAAATGGTCTCCTAAGAAAGTTGGTTGTTGGCGAGATGTCTTGCAATTCACAGATAGTCGACGAATTAAATATGATGTAGCAATTATAACTACTGCTAAAAATTCTACAACAAAATGTAATAAACAACAGCCTTTAATACCTCTATCATCAAGACAATTAACAAATAGGAATAGAAAAAcatatgaagaaaagaaaatatccaGAAATAAAAGTACATACCAAGAAAGCTTTTCAAGCTTTgataagcaaataaaaaaggatgtTTCAAGATTGCAAAATATTCAAGATGAAGAGAATATTGCAAATATGTGTACGAATTATAAACATACAAcagaatcttttaaaaaagaatgtgataatatttttccaaagaaGAATTCTgatgaatttttaaagttTATTGATTCTAGTGCTTTTAATTTAACTGTTGTAAATACAGATCAAAAACTttctaataacaaaaaagagtTCGTAAATCAGATGCAAAGCATTCCCTCCATTATTTCAGAAGATATAGAAATACGTAGAGAAACATATGTGAAGGAAACTGTACATTCCAAAAGTATTTCTATTacagatagaaaagagatatatgaAGATTCATTATCACCACAAGTTCTAAATAATTCATCAGAATTTTCAATCTTAATGAATAATCTTGCTTTGGAACCTACTAATATATTGGAAACTTCATCAAATCAGCATAGAAATTCAACAAAGGATACAttcatttgtaataattatacagaTAATTGTGTAGAAACAATGTCTGTTCAAACTGATGGAAATGGAACATATAATCTAAGTCCCACACTATCAATTAATAGTATATcaaatcaaaatttaaatagTATGTCAAATAGATCATTAGATTTATCTATTAGAACACAAAATCTTGAATTATGGCAACCAAAACAATTatctgaaaattttaatagttCGTCGCCGattaaatctttgaaaaatgaatggGCTAATACTCCTTGCACAGGAGTGCTACCTTCATCTTCACCAATTCCAAGTAcatcaaattttaatataaagcaACATTctacaaaatataaagattcAGCAACTGTAAAAGATGTCTTAGAAGCAGATTTATGGGTCAAAGCTAATAATAACCATAAAACAAAGATGGAAATACGTAGGAACATTGATTTTGGAACTACTGTTCAGAAAAGATTTATAAGTACATCAGAAAATGTAACATTAAACAAAACACAAACTTTTGATACGGAGAAATCATCAGGAATTTGTATAGAAATATCACCTCCTAAACGATATTTTCATACTAAGATATTATCACGTAAGGTATCACCAAAAAAATATGGACAACATGGGAAGGAAAAATCTATGCATAAgggaattattaaaaaaaaagtttactcAAACACTCCCactaaaagtaaataattaataatataatttacgtataattaatattaataatatataattatttacacatatatatatatacacaaatatatttagtttttatattaatttcagaAAATGTAAATCTATCAATACCAGGAGTTAGAATCAGTAAACTATCATTGGCAAAtgtgattaagaaaaaaactcTTGATATAGCACCAGATCaatctaaagaaaataattctaaactTCAAGACacagataatttatttactaaaTTTTGTAATCCTGATCCATTTGCAGCATGTGTTACAGAAGATCCATTTCTTAGTAGGTAAGATGTATCGAATTTgtgttatttaaatttttgttattcagtattaataattataacatagtacaataattattttttaaattatagtaCTATGTATTATGATGAAAAATGGGTGTACAATCAAGagattacatttaaaaaatggtTGAATGCATTATTATCTCCACCTGAGGACTTGAATACCGATGTAGAAACAAGTTGTATTGACATTGGCAAAGTATGGCAATCATGTAAACTGttagaaaattcgattttagCTGAAACTAAAGAAGCCCTTTCAGCAAGGTAAATACCTCTATATAATGTcactaatataatttttagttaaataaaacaatgtggtgattatgattatgatacTCATTAATAAATGTGATTTATCAGATATCATACTGATTTACGTTTGAATGCATTACGAAAAGCTGCAAATGCTATGTAccgcaaaaaagaaatagttcaTGTGTTATCGCGTACAACCGTTTGTATAGAAAAGGGAATATTGACTATAAGATTGGATCGTGACTTGCATAGAGATATtggtaaattattaaattatatgaaaaagtaCTATGATTGTTTTTGtttagttttctttattttctgtcaagttcattaaattaaatgcatatatttgcttttatttttctaggattacaaaaagaaatgctggaattatttttaagttatAATCCATTATGGCTAAGAATTGGATTAGAAACTATCTATGGCGAAAATATACCATTACATTCTAACAACGATTTGGTTGGTCTTACGAGATTTATTCTCACAAGATTCTTTTCTGatccttttttaaaaaaaagttatccAAATGCTTATCATAGAAAACAACAACACACGACATTCATAActcaaatgaataaatttatgttaaaaaagtttctttttttagtttacTTCTTAGATTATTCTAAGATTAATAAACTTATTCGCCACGATCCATgcttatttcataaaaaagcaaatattaaagatagCAGAGCCATCCTGTTAGCTTTTTCTCGAGAAGTCTTAAGTGGTATTGGTGATCTTACCAAGGTTTTGAGATCATATGAATATGTTGTGTCATATAAGCAAACGTATTTAGATGAATTTGATTATGCTGTAACAAGTATTCAAAGTGATTTACGAGATGGTGTCAGACTTTGCCGAGTTATGGAATTAATCAGTGGACGGTCGGATTTAACACGCCAATGCAGAATGCCGACGATTTCACGTTTACAAAAGATACACAATGTTGATATTGCTTTGAAAGCACTTTTACAATGTAGCTATGTTTTAACTGGTAACATTGATGCAAGAAGTATTGCTGATGGACATAGGGAAAAaacattatcgttattatggcaaattatatacaaatatcaaGCACCAAGATTCGAAAAAGCTGCACAATGTATACAAAACTGGTGGCGTGCTGTACTGTGGTATGTTCGTATAAGGAATTATACacgaacatataaaaataatgcagCTTGTATTATACAGCGAGCATGGAGAAGAACATTGACTAGAAGAAAACTGatctttttaaaagaagaatatataagaaaattacaaagaaaagagaaagctgTTCGATTCTTACAAAACAAATGGAGACATTCAATACGTGGTATTCGCGATCGTAGAAGATTTTTACTTATTAGGTCGGCTAcaataaaattgcaaaaatGGTGGAAACGAATACACGAATGTAGATTAGATGTTcaagattttcaaaataaacggAAAGCCTCGATCGTTATACAGAGACAGTGGCGAGcattaaaagaaatgagagtACAGAGAGTGACTTATATTAACATGAGAATTGCATGTATTGTAATTCAAACATATTGGCGAGCAACgcttttaatgaaatttgaccatatgaattatttaaaatacagaAATACTGTTGTCTTTATTCAGAATAGatggaaatttaaaaaaatgtatgataaaataaagaaagaacgatgCAAAGAATTAAAGGCTATTCATACAATAGAAATATGGTggaaaagtattttaattatgagacatgaaagaaataatttcgtgATTATGAAAGACGCTGCTAATATAATTAAGAGATGGTGGATAGCCGTTCTGCaagcaaaaaaatatcaaactgTGCACAGATCTGCTGTTATTATTCAAAAGTATTGGAGGAAAACATTAGCgagaaatgaatatttaaaaaaaaaagtagctGTTGTAAAAATAGAAGCATGGTATAAATGCATTAtggtaaaaagaatttttcatagaaatattttaaaaattaagaatgcTGCAATATGTATACAACGGTGgtggaaaaatattaatattactcaaaagcaacgaaataattatttagaacTTCGCAAAGCAACGATATCATTGCAAAAGCGATGGCGTACTTTAGTTCTTTCCCGATCAATTAGACAGCAATATCTATCTAAAAAAAGAGCATGTATAGTAATTCAGACTTGGTGGAGAATGATTAAAACTAAACAACAATATAAGTATTTGCTACATAAACGGAACATAGCAGcaattatattacaaaggAAATGGCGTTCTACATTGATGATGAAGCAAGaacaaagagaatataaaaaattgaaattatgtaCAATAAAAGTACAAAAACATTGGCGGGCCTTACAAAGTGCTAAAAGAGAATATTACAAATTCTGTGCTCTGAAATCTGCTACTATTTATGTACAACGTTTATTTAGAGCTAATAAAATTAGTTGTCATAATAGACAATCGTATGTCCGCTTGCGGCAAAGTACAATCGTTATACAATCATATTGGAGAATGAAAGTGGCATGCAAAAGATTCATTACCAAGAAACGAGCAGCTTTAACAATACAGGCCCATTGGCGAGCGTATGTTATAGGCAAAAAAGTCTATTTAAATTATGAACTATTGAAATTTGTAACAATTAAAGTACAGCGTCGTTATAGATCAATTAAAATTAGCAGAAAACTTGCTCAGGAATATGATGCTTTAAGAAAAGCTACTATATGGCTGCAAGTTAAATGGAGGGCTAAATTAATAGCAAGAGCacaaagaaatgaattaaGAATGTATCACTCTGCTGCTAAAACAATTCAAAACTGGTGGTggcaaattttatttataaaaaaatgtaaatttattgattttaaagataaaaaggaaggacAAGATCTTTTACAATTTACTGTGCGACAAATGTATAgtagtataataatttcagttataaaaattcaaagatgGTGGAGAAATATATGTGAAAAACGTTTATATTATGAAAAGCGAATTCATGCAGCTAGTATAATTCAAAAATGGTGGATTACTATTTtaagaactaaaaaaaaaacattagcAGCTACAATTATACAAGCTGCATGGAAAGGGTATCGAATAAGGCAAAAAGAATCTGTTCATATGTCAGAAGTACGGCAAAGATTAAAAACGGCCACAATAACAGCATCACCACATGCAACATTAGCACATCGTTATCAACAATCAATTgatatacttaaaaaattcaacaaGATTGGTCAACTCTCAATGTGTCTTGCTTCATTaggttaataatatatttactaaaATATGAGCTTAAATTACAATAGcattaatataaacattttgtaCAGGTCTGATAACTAGATTATCACCAAAGGAGTGCATTACTTTATGTGAGCATAACTTGGTTGACAATATTTATGAAACATATGTTAAAAGTAATAGATCATTACCTTGGGCAATAGTCTGTTTACGAGCAACAGATATACTTATTACACTTGCTAAGTTTCCACCAACAAGGAGTTATGTCTGCATggtaagaataaataattattattcttaaatatatatctaaataatacaATTGTGTTATAATAAAGTACCATTAgtcatatttcaattttatatatattactatatgtaagattattaaattaattattattaattcttattaattattatatatatttctatttactgACTTTATAATAGCCAAGACATGCATTACCAACAGTAAAACTACTACATGATAAATTGGATCACGAAGAGTTATCTTTACATGTAGCAACACTAATGTGGTTACTcataaaagaggaagaatataAGAAGGtaactctttctttatataattatagtatcattataatatatcccatcttttttatagatttttctttaaacattaatttataatattattttgttgttttaaTCCGTTCATTCAATATCTTGATTTATAGGCACTTACATGTTCACAGTCCATCTGgttattaaattctatatataaaaaaattattaaaggaaAAGACAAGTTTGCACACTACtcagaaatattaagaaagcAAACTAACTTATTTCCAAGTTGTAAACCTGATTGGTCACTTTTCCATAAACAACTTCGTATATTTACAACCATTGAGAATGCTGTAACAGCAATACTTGAACAACTGGACATAAAAGAACATTTATCTTGAAacagaattatataaataaaaatacaaagatgTGCTAGATTACCAATAAATTAAACTTTCATTTCTCATGAACTCTCGTATCTTCCTGAccatttttgataatttgtTAATGTAAAAAGCTATAAGATCTCAGTAATACTTTTTAGCaaaatataagattttaaatataaatttaatattacatgaACTTGATGAAATTACTTTACCAATCTTATATATTAATGGTCacataaatatagaaataccATTTTCTTAATTCAATGTAAAGAAATGTTTACCATCAATATGCAATCAGTTGTTTTTAAATAGACTTTTAGAAACAAAgaacaatttataaattatttatatctgtaAAAGATTATCTGcgtaaattctatatatatatatatcgaaattatattttattaatacaaaaatggaagtataaatgtaaataaatatcgatataaacaCGTATAAATGTAGTTCATTAAGGAGAAATAAGTTGTCAAATTTTTTAAGGTAACTTATTTgctgtatttatattttctgcaATATTAACAAAACAAAGTATTCAGTAAATTTGATTGATTTGTCAAAGGAATgctaacaaaattaaaagataatttcttATAGCTGCCATACCATTTACTTTAATAATCAACTCATTAATGGAAATATAGAGTATTACAACATCATCTCAACTTTATATGATACAATAATAAGtgataaatgtaaattttatttacacaactattcgaaaataaaattaactgATTGTGTATTAGCATTACTAACAATAGTAGTAGCAATAATAGCAGTAATAGTAGCAGTAATAATGACATAATGATGACAATGGTGCTCATGATAAAAGTAAtagttaattattatgatgatgaagatgataatgctattattgtaaatgatgatgacgacgactaagatgatgataatgaaaatcaCATGGTGGAAAcgacaatagtaataataataataatagtaataataataataataataatataataatataatataataatataataataacaacattaatgtaataaaaataatattacaataaggatgataatgatgatgaaaataatgataattatgataatagtGATGATAATTGCAGTGGTGATGctaaaaaataacattaatgatgataatgatgatgatcatgatgatgatgctaattgaataatatagtcttagaataataaatagcCACAGTGGCGACATTGGTGGTAATAGTAGaatagcagtagtagcaaTAGAGTTGATTGTAGTAATAACAGTAGCTGTAGCAGTAGTTGTATTTTTGACTTAATTTTCATGTACAGACTTAAGTTCTTTGATCTGTTTTATTAGGTATGCTTTCTCATCATTAAACTGTTCATCTTCCGAACGATCTGTGTGGAAGCGTGTTAGAAATTCTATCAACTTCTCCTGATTACGAAGAAGTATATCAAGAATTGGTTTAGGTTTATTTGGATTAGCAACAAATACCTGTGTAAATAGGAATATTGTTTCATAATCATTATATGgccatattaattattataaacaaaatagatGACGTACCTTAAATACATGAAATGCTTCAAATTGTATATTCcgtgatttttctttaagcATATTCATCATAAGTTTTAAATTATCAGGGTTTGAAATATATCGTGTCATAACCTGGAATAATTGTTATGGGAAAATGAATCTTTCATGAAgaatatacttaatatttcatgtgattattaaaataaatacatactgTAAAATTGTGTCTATCAAGCAAAAGCTCACCCAACAACTTCAAACTTTGTCGTCTTGTTACATAATTTTCAGAATTCAATAACCTTTGATAATGAGAGAAAACTTTATCATAATTAACTTCTAGAAACTCAGCACTTAGAATTTTGTGCCTTGTAAGTAATTCCTacagtaaataatataattagtataatataatattacttaatttatatatataaattcttttttgtttgaacATTTATTGTTCAattgtgtatgtacatatgcatatacctTAAACGTAGAAAACGCATCAGATGCTATATCAAATGTAGACACCTCTACATATCtaaagaaattgtaaaaatcatctgaatatatcataatttttgcCAATGCTTCATATCTTGCACATTCTCTTAACATAGTGCCACAGTTTAATGCAATGTCTTGATGTTCGTAACTAAAATAAGATGTAAGtataattcgatttattttttaattgaatataacTCTGGCGATTCACTTTAATAGCTAATTTACCCAGACATAAGAGTAAACAGGATTTCTGGTTTGGTGCATATATATTCCACTGTTGGAGATCTTGTTCCAATTTGTcttcttaaaatattattaaaaacttgagcaacatctttttttccctAAATAATACAcaagttatataaatttactaaAATACGCAGTATGAtgtctattaataatatacataagttCTTGCATTGAAATAAGATATACCTCAAAGTCAATACGACTTAGATTTTGCACAAGCAACAACAATAAATTACTGTTATATAATTCTTGTGCCAATTGAGCCACAACAATATCTGCCTGTGGTTCAGTTTCAGCAGTTccatataacatattttttatgtgtACAAGATTTTTGCTGACATCCTCTTGAGCCTAAAAGTGAATGTATTTCATCATAGAAACCGAAATGTATACTTGCAACATACCTTTTCTACCTTCTTGTCACCCCGCTCCAATGCATTTACTGCTTCCTTGAGAGCCTTTACCACCTCCGCCGGACTTTTTTGAGACTTTCCGAACAGAGGCATGTTTCTTATAAGATGCACACCTTGTGGATCATGtgcgaaaaataaaagtagactGTTATGTGGTTTTGGTATTACTAATCATGTATAAAATGTAAGAAGGACTTTGACATAGTAACTGAAACCTTTTTCATGAATGTGGTAGGTAGCAATCAGGATGCAGTTTCCAGATTTCAGGTATCCTGTAAAGAGAATAATCTGAttat
The sequence above is a segment of the Vespula vulgaris chromosome 12, iyVesVulg1.1, whole genome shotgun sequence genome. Coding sequences within it:
- the LOC127068085 gene encoding protein abnormal spindle isoform X1; translated protein: MFFQINVTPESKKDTKSFDSGTNDLHFTLILGPFQPQTRITMETFVNTTVQCYLTIKNISNKALTITVTKKPDEDRYIDLDISHATIQSNSNAVISIKWSPKKVGCWRDVLQFTDSRRIKYDVAIITTAKNSTTKCNKQQPLIPLSSRQLTNRNRKTYEEKKISRNKSTYQESFSSFDKQIKKDVSRLQNIQDEENIANMCTNYKHTTESFKKECDNIFPKKNSDEFLKFIDSSAFNLTVVNTDQKLSNNKKEFVNQMQSIPSIISEDIEIRRETYVKETVHSKSISITDRKEIYEDSLSPQVLNNSSEFSILMNNLALEPTNILETSSNQHRNSTKDTFICNNYTDNCVETMSVQTDGNGTYNLSPTLSINSISNQNLNSMSNRSLDLSIRTQNLELWQPKQLSENFNSSSPIKSLKNEWANTPCTGVLPSSSPIPSTSNFNIKQHSTKYKDSATVKDVLEADLWVKANNNHKTKMEIRRNIDFGTTVQKRFISTSENVTLNKTQTFDTEKSSGICIEISPPKRYFHTKILSRKVSPKKYGQHGKEKSMHKGIIKKKVYSNTPTKKNVNLSIPGVRISKLSLANVIKKKTLDIAPDQSKENNSKLQDTDNLFTKFCNPDPFAACVTEDPFLSSTMYYDEKWVYNQEITFKKWLNALLSPPEDLNTDVETSCIDIGKVWQSCKLLENSILAETKEALSARYHTDLRLNALRKAANAMYRKKEIVHVLSRTTVCIEKGILTIRLDRDLHRDIGLQKEMLELFLSYNPLWLRIGLETIYGENIPLHSNNDLVGLTRFILTRFFSDPFLKKSYPNAYHRKQQHTTFITQMNKFMLKKFLFLVYFLDYSKINKLIRHDPCLFHKKANIKDSRAILLAFSREVLSGIGDLTKVLRSYEYVVSYKQTYLDEFDYAVTSIQSDLRDGVRLCRVMELISGRSDLTRQCRMPTISRLQKIHNVDIALKALLQCSYVLTGNIDARSIADGHREKTLSLLWQIIYKYQAPRFEKAAQCIQNWWRAVLWYVRIRNYTRTYKNNAACIIQRAWRRTLTRRKLIFLKEEYIRKLQRKEKAVRFLQNKWRHSIRGIRDRRRFLLIRSATIKLQKWWKRIHECRLDVQDFQNKRKASIVIQRQWRALKEMRVQRVTYINMRIACIVIQTYWRATLLMKFDHMNYLKYRNTVVFIQNRWKFKKMYDKIKKERCKELKAIHTIEIWWKSILIMRHERNNFVIMKDAANIIKRWWIAVLQAKKYQTVHRSAVIIQKYWRKTLARNEYLKKKVAVVKIEAWYKCIMVKRIFHRNILKIKNAAICIQRWWKNINITQKQRNNYLELRKATISLQKRWRTLVLSRSIRQQYLSKKRACIVIQTWWRMIKTKQQYKYLLHKRNIAAIILQRKWRSTLMMKQEQREYKKLKLCTIKVQKHWRALQSAKREYYKFCALKSATIYVQRLFRANKISCHNRQSYVRLRQSTIVIQSYWRMKVACKRFITKKRAALTIQAHWRAYVIGKKVYLNYELLKFVTIKVQRRYRSIKISRKLAQEYDALRKATIWLQVKWRAKLIARAQRNELRMYHSAAKTIQNWWWQILFIKKCKFIDFKDKKEGQDLLQFTVRQMYSSIIISVIKIQRWWRNICEKRLYYEKRIHAASIIQKWWITILRTKKKTLAATIIQAAWKGYRIRQKESVHMSEVRQRLKTATITASPHATLAHRYQQSIDILKKFNKIGQLSMCLASLGLITRLSPKECITLCEHNLVDNIYETYVKSNRSLPWAIVCLRATDILITLAKFPPTRSYVCMPRHALPTVKLLHDKLDHEELSLHVATLMWLLIKEEEYKKALTCSQSIWLLNSIYKKIIKGKDKFAHYSEILRKQTNLFPSCKPDWSLFHKQLRIFTTIENAVTAILEQLDIKEHLS